GATATGCCCTTCACCTTCCAAGTTCTTTTTAATGGAACGGTGCTGATGGAGTTCACAGAGACAGACGGACTCCTCTCGCAAAACTACCACACCTACAGCGCGGATATCAGCGATTTTGCCGATGGCCGTTCCGTCGTGCTCTCTTTCCTCTACACGAGCCTGGGTGAAATCGGCGACCAGTCCGCTCTCTTCCTCGACAATGTCATCATAAAATAATGGCGCACTGCTGCCGCTACGAATCACGGAGAACAATACACGGTTATGCAAGCAGAAGATCGGGTCATACATTTTTGCGTTGAACTCATTCATCAACCGCGCCCCTTACAGCGCCCGAATCTGCAAAAATTGTACTACAAACTTTCACAAAGCAAAACTGCCTACAATAACATTGATTTGAATGACCCCAACCAAGCCAAATTCCATTCGCAGCGCGGGAAGGCGCAATCGCTTCTGATCTTCCTTCCCGACCGCGTATTGATGGTTGAGGAATGGGCAGATATCCCGCAAAGCAGCTTTGAAGAAAAAATTAAATCTGCCTGCCCACAAATTCTTAAAGCGCGCGAGGTGTCCCAGATTGTACTGCACAGCGTGACCATTCGTTCCACCTTTGCCTTAACCCACTTTGACGATGCACGGCAATTTTTGCTCGACAATGCTTGTGGCTTGGAAGGCAAAATCAATCCTTATTTCCAACGGCCCGTAGCGACGGGAGGTCTGCGCTTTGTGTTCCCCGAAACGAAGGAACATGCCGGTGTGCTGCACCTGAATATTGAATCCTTCCGACACAGCACCAACGAAATCTTTGTTGAAGTGAAAGGTATCTTTGGCCGTCGCCCCCTGTCCCTTGACTCCATGGATGTACTGGTCGAAAGCCTTAAACAAACCCGTCACTTTATCACCGAACGGGTTCGCCCCTTCTTGCAGCAGTTCGATCTGCCTTCGGAGCTGTCGTGACCATGGACGCCCTTCTTCGGTGTTGGCCCGGGCTGGCGGAAGCTAAGATCCGATCAACCCTCTACGGGCACGCCCTTGAACATGGAGGCCGCAGCATCCACGAAGGGCTTTGGGTACACAATGATCCGGCCTCTCGCGATGGAGCAGGAATGGATGTGAATATCGCCGCTGTCTTCGCCCACCTTCGTGTTCCGATCATACGGTGGCCGGGCGGCGCTTTTGCAAACGACTACCATTGGCGCGCCGGCGTAGGGCCTATAGATGAACGGCCCACCACAGTGAATAGCGGTTGGCAGGAGTGCGAACCCAATACTTTTGGAACCAATGAATTCTTGCAAAGCTGCGCCCAAATCGGAGCCGCCCCTCTTATCACCATGAATTTGGAAACAGGCACGCCGAAAGAAGCGCTAGACTGGGTTGAATATTGTCAGTTCCCCGGCAGCTCTTCCTTGACCGCCTTACGGGCGAAACACGGCAGAATTCAACCTCATGCAATACCCTATTGGATCGCCGGCTCTTTATGCCAAGGGAAAAGCGCTTTTCTTTCAGCGGCCGATTATGCCAAAGAAGCGGCACGCTTTATCGTTCCCATGAGCCGATTCGACCCTCAGCTTCAGTTTTTACTACAAGGCATGACTTGCAGCTATGAGCATCCGAATGGGGAAAACTGGAATCAAGAACTGTGCGAAGCGCTGCGCGGACAGTCTTTCATGAATTATCTTTGCCTGGAACCGAGCTTTACCCAAGGCGGCGGCGCAACCTTTTCCAATGACGACTATGACGCGCTCTTTGCGCACGTTATCACCTTTGAAGAAGAGCTCGAAAAAGCAGAGGCTTTATTACACTACTATTTTCCAAAAGGCAATGTTGCCCTCGCCGTGACGGAATGGGGCATGAAACATCCGGAAGCAAGCCTTGAAAATGGCATGGAACAGCCCAACACCTTACGGGATGCCTTGTTTGCCGCGTCCATGCTGCATCTGTTCAATAAATGGTCTCCCCGCGTTGCCATAGCGAATCTGAATCAAGCCGTCAATGTGTTGCAGTGCCTCATGAAAACCAGACCGGGCGACCTCCTCTTAACGCCAACCTTCCATGTTTTCGATCTGATGATTCCTCATTATGACGCCCTCCGTGTGCGTACAGAAGTGGAAACGCCCTCTTTCGAAGTGCGCGAATCAGGCTCTTCCACGACGCGCAGCATTCCCTGTCTCGATGTATCCGCGTCCTTATCAGAGAACACCATTCGCCTCACCGTAATCAACAAGTCCCGTTCCCAAACGATTAAAACACGGATTGAACTAGGCGAGGCGAAAGCGGCAGCCGTATCGGGGACTGCCCTGCTGGGCGCCACACCACAAGATCAAAACACTTTCGAAGATACCGGCTGTGTGCGCCCCCATAGGCTGCATTTCAAATCCTTCAAAAACGCAAAAGACGAAGTGGTCCACAGCTTTCCGCCCCACTCTTTTACAGCACTGACCATTACCTTGGAATCTTAAGGCTGTGGGTGCGCCGCTCATTTCAGTCATCCTCCCCGTTTTTAATGGCGCCCCTTATCTGGAAGAAGCGCTGCGCTCCATCTTGAGACAAACGGAAGGGGATTGGGAATTGATCGCTGTAGATGACGGCTCCACCGATGATACGCCGGAAATCTTGAAGACCCTCACAGAACAGGATAAACGCATCCGTCTTATTCAACGAGATCACGAGGGTATTGTTGCAGCTTTGTGTCTCGCCTGCTCCGAAGCAAAAGGAAACCTTCTTGCACGAATGGATGCCGATGACATAGCCGAGCCCACGCGCTTTGCCGAGCAAGCAGACTTATTAAGACAGGAGCCGGAAGTGCAGCTTTGCAGCACCCGCGTTCAAACGATCGGCTCTGATTCCGGCACCGGATGGAAACGCTATGAACGCTGGATTAATGCGCGCTGTCATCATGACGACATTGTTCGTGAACTCTTTGTAGAATGTCCGCTGCCCCATCCGGGCTTTATGATGCGCCGCCTTTTTTACGAAAAGATCGGTGGTTATCGTGACCGAGGCTGGCCCGAAGATTACGATCTGGTCATGCGTGCTTGGCAAGGGGGCGCGCGATTCGCAAAACCGGATCCCATACTCCTTCGTTGGCGCGAACATCCTGAACGGCTGTCGAAAAACGACCCTCGGTATACGCCCAAAGCCTTTCGACAGCTGAAACGCCATTTTCTCAGCCATAGTTATCTCAAGCGGCGGACAGTGCCTTTTATCCAGTGGGGTGCAGGCGAAGTGGGAAAGCGTTGGCTCCGTGAATGGCCTACACCACCCCAAGCTGTAGTGGATATTCATCCGCGCAAAGTCGGGCGGATCATTCACGGTGTCCGTGTCATCCCGCGGGAGGCATTGCCCGCGCCGGGACAGGCTTTTGTGGTCATCGCCGTGGGCGCGCGGGGCGCCCGAAGCGATATCCGCCACTATCTGGGGCGCAAAGGCTACGAGGAACTGCGTCACTATCTCTTTATCGCCTGATGAAAAGTACATTACCGATCGGGAAGTGTTTCCCGTAAAACACGAAAGACATTACCCCCCATTATTTTGGCGATATCCGCTTCAGAAAAACCGCGATGTAAAAGCATATCGGTAACCAGACCCATCCCCGAAGCATCAAAAGGAGTCGTGACCATACCGTCCCAGTCTGATCCCAGCGCCACGTGATCGGAACCCACAAGATCAACTGCGTAGGCGAGACTTTTGAACAGCGCTCCCATGGAACATGCGCCAATTGCCCACGGGAAAAAGCCTATTCCAATGACTCCTCTTTTACGTGCGACTTCTCGGGCGTGGGCATCACTAATATTGCGTGAACAACAATAAGCACCGTAGAGTCCCGTATGAGAAATAATCAACGGACGGGTACACTGAGCGAGTACGGACTCCAAAAGCCGAGAGGAACTGTGTGCAAGATCCACAAGCATATGATGACTTTCCATCCAACGGAGTACATGAAGGCCAAAGTCAGATAGCCCTTCGCGCCTGTGCCCGTGGGCGCTGCCGCCAAGGGCATTATCATGAAGATGCACCAATCCGGCGGTGCGTACGCCGGCATCGAAAAATCGCTGTAAGTTATCCACATGATCCTCAAGGCTGTGAAGTCCCTCTACTCCTAAAATACCGGCTGTCAAGCGGGGGTCAGTCTGTCGATCTCTCAAAAAAGCATCAAGATCTTTTCGGCTCTTTATAATACGGAATAGACCCACTGATCGCGAGGCCGTGTCTTGAAGCAACTGAGCAGCATATAAAACACGCTGAAAGGTACTGTTATGGGTATTTGGCGGCCAACCTGAGGTCATTAACAGCCACTTCAACGCGTCTGTGTCTGATGGCAGCCACGGAATACCCGCTCGAACAGGAGCCAAGGTGGGGATAGAGAAAAACTGAAGTGCAATATTGCCTTGAAATAGGCGGGGAATATCTACATGCCCCCTATGACCAAAAGCCAGTAAATCGCGATTGGACAAGAGCGCGTCGCAGTGCAAATCGGCAATACTCAAGCGCCGGTGAAGGTCTTGGGCATGTGAAGAAATAAAATAGGGCTTCTTCAGCCGCGATCGATTCATTGTGCGAAGAAACAAATCCGTGCCCGCTCTCCAAAAATGCTTCCGCAATACGGAGACGCTTCTAAGTGAATTTGAAGCACTACAATTTTCGGTCTGCCCTTCCATCGCGCGCTTTCACTGAAGTCTTTGTATAAAAACAAAAGTCACGCTTTCAGTATAAGCCCTTACTTGGCCTTTGCCCAAACAGATTTGTGAACGACAGATGCAGAATTGAAATGCAACCAACCCTTCAGGGTGTTAACGTGCCTTCCAGTACATGTGGTGGCCGCTGATGGCACCTTAGAGGAATCTGCAAGTCTATGAGGTTGAATGAAACACGGAGCTTCGGGCTCGGTAAATGTCGCCCTACACCGGAAGCTTTGAGACGATTCCTGTCCATTGCATCTATTTTGTCTACGGTGTCCATCCTGTTCATCTTGTCCCTAAAAGCCCAATGTGGCACGCCTTATACCGTATCCACGGACTCTCAGCTTTCTGTATAATGTAAAGATTAAGTGAAAGCTAAGGAGTACACCAATGATCAGAAACCATCTTGCCAGTATTTTGCCCATGTTGTTGATTCTTTGTTTGGGAATCCTTGCCGCGATGCCAGAAGCAAGGGCCGATCCTTTGGAAACTCTTCCTCGTTTGAAAGAAGGACGTAGCATGCGTTCTTCCTCGAGCGCCCCGGACTGGCGCGCAAGCAATGCCGATGCACGACCCATCGCCTCGGGCGAAAGCCTTGTTATCGCGGATCTGGAAGGGCCGGGCGTCATTAACCATATCTGGAACACGGTGGCGGCAGAAGATAAAGGCTATTCCCGTTTGCTTGTCATTCGCATGTACTGGGATGGTGAGGAAGCGCCTTCAGTAGAAGTTCCTTTGGGCGACTTTTTCGCCATGGGACACGGCATAGACTATCCGCTCCAATCTCTTCCCGTAACGGTTACTGCTGAGGGTAAAGCACGGAACTGCTATTGGTCTATGCCTTTTCGCAAGTCAGCGAAAATCACCATCACGAACGAAGGCCCCGGCAAGGTGCACAGCTTTTATTATTACGTGGATTGGCGAAAACTGGAAGCATTGCCCGAAGATACTGCCTACTTTCATGCCATGTATCGGCAAGAATTTCCCACGGAATCCGGAAAACGCTATCTCATCGCAGCTATCAGCGGAACCGGCCATTATGTGGGCACTGTTTTGAGCGTGCGGCAACGTACCGCTCTTTGGTGGGGAGAAGGAGATGACTTTTGGTTTATTGACGGCGAAACGGAACCGAGCCTGCGCGGCACGGGTACAGAAGACTATTTCTGTGACCCTTGGGGACTGCGGGAAATATCAACGCCCTATTATGGTGCCCCTCTAATGGAAGGCTATAAGAACCCCCTCGATCGTTGCACCTCTTACCGTTGGCACATTACAGACCCTGTCCTATTCAACATATCGCTGCGATTTGAAATCGAACACATGGGCGCCGCTTTAGGGGAAGACGGTACCATACGTTCCGGTTTTGAAGAACGGTCTGATGATTTTTCATCGGTAGCTTTTTGGTATCAGATAGAACCTCACCAACCCTATCCTCCCCTTCCGAAAGCCAAAGACCGGCTCTATGAAGATACGGAAAAAATGATCCAAGCTGAAACCAAGCTTGAAGCTGCTCACGCATCAGCAGGCACGATCAGCGTTCAACCTGATGTGGGCAGCGGTGCAGGGCAACTGTGGTGGACACCTGTGGAAGCGGATCAAACGCTCGAATTGGTCGTAGACGTGACTGAAAACCAAGCTGATCACCTTTTTCTGGTGCTGACCTGTGCCCGCGATTACGGTATTTTCGATGTTGAATTGGATGGTGAGCTTGTCGGCAATACCCTCAACCTCTATAGCCCAAATATTAAAGGAAAAGAAGTACGTTTCACGATTCCTCCCCTTGAAAAGGGCGAACATCGTTTGCGCTTTATCAATAAAGGAAAAGATGAGGCGAGCAGTGGTTATTTATTTGGACTGGACGGGTATTTAATCTCGGTCATCGATTCCAACTAAGAGTAAGCTCTCGGCGATTTCTCGCTGTGCAGGGATGATCCGCATTTTTTCGCCCTTATAAAAAAAATAGGCGGCGCGCAAAGAAACGCGCCATATCAAAGAGAAGATGAGCCGTCATGACCTTGCTTCGTGAACAGAAAAGGCTGCTGCGTCAACGCTATAATCTGCGAAGGAAAGCTATGCCTCATGAAACGTGGCAGCATCTCAGTCAGGCTATTTTTAAGGCACTGACGGAAGCGCCTTGTTTCATCACGGCTCCTCGTTTGCTTTTATATCTCTCTTCCAAAGATAATGAAGTGGATACGCACGCAATCCTTAACGCGGCGTTAAGCGCCGGCAAGGAAGTTTTTGTTCCCCTCACCCAAAGTGATCCGCCAAGGCTTATATGGTCGCGGCTCAGACATACCGATACACTGCACCGCAACACTTTCGGCATCTTGGAGCCTGCCCCCGGCACGGCGGAGCTTGTGCCCACGCCAGCGGAAGGATTGTGTGTCACGCCCGGGCTCGCGTTTACCCGAAATGGGGCGCGGTTGGGCTATGGGGGCGGCTATTATGATCGCTTCTTAGAACATTTCCGGGGGGTGTCGGTGGGACTGGCTTTTGAATTGCAACTGGCGGCCAGTCTGCCCCAAAGTCCTCATGATCAAGGGGTGAACCATGTGCTTACGGAAAAACAATGGTATCCTGCCGCCCCGGAATGCTAACCATGCAAAGTGCCTGCATGAACAACGAGTAAACGCCTCACACAGGCACCCCACATGGTTTTATGCATGTGGGCGCGCGGTTACAAACCCCGACGCCACCGCATTTGGACTTGTTTGGTTTCTTCCGGATGCACCGTGTCGTGCATAATTGTTTCCCAAGCGTCTACGTCGGGTACGAGCGGAGGCGCGGTCTCAAGCACTTCTTGCTGGTGCGGTGTCAATTCCAAGTGTTCTTTTTCGATGACCGAACAGGTCAAAAATACGAGCAATTCATTAATCTGTTCTTTACGCGAATTGGTGCGGAACAGGAAATTCACCACAGGCACATCCCCCAGCACCGGCATTTTTCGGGTGGAGGTTTCTTGATCGCTTTTGCGAAGACCGCCGATAAAGATGGTTTGTCCGTCACTCAGCCGCATTGTGGAACTGATCTCACGTTTGTCTTCGATCGGTACCCCTTGGAACTGACCGTTAATCAAACTCTCTTTCGCATCGATCTTACAAAGGATTGTTTTGTCGTGGGTCACACGGGGCGTCACCGATAAGAGTGTACCAATATCTTTAAAGCGTGTATTCGTTTGGGAACCGCCCAAATTGGTCTGACTCAATTCTATATAGGGAACCTCTTGAGAGATCGCTATTTCTGCCGCTTCATTCTCTAGGGTGAGCAACACGGGATTGGATACCATTCTGCCATTGCGATTACGCACTTCCGCCTGAATTAATCCGCTCCAATCAATCTTGTCACTCAAAATACTATAAGCTAACATGGAGCCGGGCCGCTGCAATACTTCCAAATCAGTTGACAACGACAGCTCTTGCAGGTTGCCCACTGCGCGCCCGTCTTCGCCTAACGCGGCTTGACGACGAGACATGCGATGGAGCGAATTCATCAGCCATTGCACGCCCGTATCGGCATCATCACTTAACAGGGCATCCACAATCATCGTTTCAATCAACACCTGCCGTGTGGGAATATCAAGGGTTTTAATCAGATCTTGGACCTGTTCAATCACCACAGGTTGATCCGAGACCACGAGATGCATGGCGCGCTTATCACTGGCAACGCTGCCCAGTCCTTTGGTCAACATGGATTTCACCAAGGGTTCCAATTCGGCAGGTTCACAATAATTGAGGGCAATGGCTTTTGTGACGGTCGGCAATACCGGTTCTGCCACGTCCATTTGATGAATCATGGTGACCAGTTCTTCAACGCGATTTTTAGGCGCACTTACAATAATGGTGTTGGTCGTTTTATTGAGTGCTAGACTAATCAACGCTTCATCACGAACCCCTTTCACCATGCCGTCCAAAGTCTTCTTCACCTCTTCCACCTTGGCGTTTTCAAGGGTGACCATGGTCGTTTTACGGTTAACGGAAGCGGCTTCTTCATACGGTACGATAAAGTAAATGCCATCTTCTTCAACCATACCCAAGCCATTCATCCGAAGGACTGTTTCCATGGCAAGTCGTAAGGGTACTTGTTGTAAATTAGCGGTTACTGAACCGCGCAAATCAGATCCCGCCACGATATTGATATCGGCTCTCAACGCCAAAATCGTAACGATGTGTGTTAAGTCGGTATCACGAAAGTCGAGGCTGACCAGCTGATCGAGGGGATTTTCGCCAAGACTACGTTTGGGGCGCTCTTCTTGGGCAGAGGGGCTCGATTGGGGCGCGGCCGCCGCTTGCACAGCTGTTTCAGGAGTGCTGCTGTCCATGTTAAGGGCTTGCACTTCGCCCCCTTCTTCTTCTTTCAGGCTTTGCAACTGGCTGATAAGTGCAGCATTGGCGGCACGTGTTTCCTGTGTCGATTGTACCCGTGGCGCCGGCGGAAGGGGTTCATAGTCTTCATCATCGTCCATATCGACTGCCGTACCGGCTGCCGTGTCACCGGCGCCTGTGTCGTCCAAGTCTGTACCAAAGTCGTCTTCGGGGAAGTCAATTTCTACAGGATCATCCGTCGTGACAGAATCTTCGGCAGCATCGACGTTCTCCGCCTCAAAAGTGTCGAGCGGTAAGCCTCGTGCCATTGCCTCTTGCGGATCCATCGCCATAAAACGCGTTGTTTCTTGCATAGGCGGCAATAGCACTTCCGGAGCTTCTACGCTCAACAATCGCGGTGTTTGCGATTTTTCATCGAGCCGATCTCCGGCTTGTTGTTCGA
This genomic stretch from Candidatus Hydrogenedentota bacterium harbors:
- a CDS encoding glycosyltransferase; this encodes MGAPLISVILPVFNGAPYLEEALRSILRQTEGDWELIAVDDGSTDDTPEILKTLTEQDKRIRLIQRDHEGIVAALCLACSEAKGNLLARMDADDIAEPTRFAEQADLLRQEPEVQLCSTRVQTIGSDSGTGWKRYERWINARCHHDDIVRELFVECPLPHPGFMMRRLFYEKIGGYRDRGWPEDYDLVMRAWQGGARFAKPDPILLRWREHPERLSKNDPRYTPKAFRQLKRHFLSHSYLKRRTVPFIQWGAGEVGKRWLREWPTPPQAVVDIHPRKVGRIIHGVRVIPREALPAPGQAFVVIAVGARGARSDIRHYLGRKGYEELRHYLFIA
- a CDS encoding 5-formyltetrahydrofolate cyclo-ligase, translated to MTLLREQKRLLRQRYNLRRKAMPHETWQHLSQAIFKALTEAPCFITAPRLLLYLSSKDNEVDTHAILNAALSAGKEVFVPLTQSDPPRLIWSRLRHTDTLHRNTFGILEPAPGTAELVPTPAEGLCVTPGLAFTRNGARLGYGGGYYDRFLEHFRGVSVGLAFELQLAASLPQSPHDQGVNHVLTEKQWYPAAPEC
- a CDS encoding peptidase M19; translation: MFLRTMNRSRLKKPYFISSHAQDLHRRLSIADLHCDALLSNRDLLAFGHRGHVDIPRLFQGNIALQFFSIPTLAPVRAGIPWLPSDTDALKWLLMTSGWPPNTHNSTFQRVLYAAQLLQDTASRSVGLFRIIKSRKDLDAFLRDRQTDPRLTAGILGVEGLHSLEDHVDNLQRFFDAGVRTAGLVHLHDNALGGSAHGHRREGLSDFGLHVLRWMESHHMLVDLAHSSSRLLESVLAQCTRPLIISHTGLYGAYCCSRNISDAHAREVARKRGVIGIGFFPWAIGACSMGALFKSLAYAVDLVGSDHVALGSDWDGMVTTPFDASGMGLVTDMLLHRGFSEADIAKIMGGNVFRVLRETLPDR
- a CDS encoding DUF2961 domain-containing protein: MIRNHLASILPMLLILCLGILAAMPEARADPLETLPRLKEGRSMRSSSSAPDWRASNADARPIASGESLVIADLEGPGVINHIWNTVAAEDKGYSRLLVIRMYWDGEEAPSVEVPLGDFFAMGHGIDYPLQSLPVTVTAEGKARNCYWSMPFRKSAKITITNEGPGKVHSFYYYVDWRKLEALPEDTAYFHAMYRQEFPTESGKRYLIAAISGTGHYVGTVLSVRQRTALWWGEGDDFWFIDGETEPSLRGTGTEDYFCDPWGLREISTPYYGAPLMEGYKNPLDRCTSYRWHITDPVLFNISLRFEIEHMGAALGEDGTIRSGFEERSDDFSSVAFWYQIEPHQPYPPLPKAKDRLYEDTEKMIQAETKLEAAHASAGTISVQPDVGSGAGQLWWTPVEADQTLELVVDVTENQADHLFLVLTCARDYGIFDVELDGELVGNTLNLYSPNIKGKEVRFTIPPLEKGEHRLRFINKGKDEASSGYLFGLDGYLISVIDSN